The following proteins come from a genomic window of Frankia casuarinae:
- a CDS encoding alpha-ketoglutarate-dependent dioxygenase AlkB, translating into MEIAAFQASLLDDAPAIEVGPLGTSVRRVGLARGAWVDVRPRWIVGADVLFERLRDRVPWRAEQRTMYDRVVDIPRLLAFYDERASLPDPALGAAKRVLDEHYAAELGEGFATAGLCLYRDGRDSVAWHGDRVGPGGFRDTMVAIAVLGAPRALLLRPRGGGGPAIRHDLGHGDLLVMGGSCQRTWDHAVPKTARPVGPRISVQFRPRGVR; encoded by the coding sequence ATGGAGATCGCGGCGTTCCAGGCCTCGTTGCTCGATGACGCCCCGGCGATCGAGGTCGGCCCACTCGGGACGTCCGTCCGACGAGTCGGGCTCGCGCGGGGTGCGTGGGTCGATGTGCGGCCCCGCTGGATCGTTGGAGCCGACGTGCTCTTCGAGCGGCTGCGCGATCGTGTCCCCTGGCGGGCGGAGCAGCGGACGATGTACGACAGGGTCGTCGACATTCCCCGGCTGCTCGCCTTCTACGACGAGCGTGCGTCGCTGCCCGATCCGGCGCTCGGCGCGGCGAAGCGGGTCCTCGACGAGCACTATGCGGCCGAGTTGGGCGAGGGCTTCGCCACCGCCGGGCTGTGCCTGTATCGCGACGGGCGTGACAGTGTGGCCTGGCATGGCGATCGCGTCGGGCCGGGTGGGTTCCGCGACACCATGGTCGCGATCGCCGTCCTGGGCGCCCCGCGTGCGTTGCTGCTGCGGCCGCGGGGCGGGGGCGGCCCGGCGATCCGGCACGACCTGGGCCACGGCGACCTGCTCGTGATGGGAGGCAGTTGCCAGCGCACGTGGGATCATGCCGTGCCCAAGACGGCGCGGCCGGTCGGGCCGCGGATCAGCGTTCAGTTCCGCCCGCGCGGCGTGCGCTGA
- a CDS encoding sensor domain-containing phosphodiesterase produces MSVRPTPASVLGPKAEVPEPATAVVELLGILRRHLGMDLAWLGRIEADVLVVQVINGDGASFQLAPGSTVRRESALFGRVLSGEFPTVIPDTRADPRILRLPVVDELDVGAYAAVPVVDSDGIVYGLAGCLGHGPHPHLRPRDGRFLRMIAEILGDSVTDLHRMWEVRSRVWRDVSHVIDGGGPALAFQPVLDLEHGKIIGVEALSRFSDYARSPSQWFTAAGSVGLNVDLELAAVRRALAVLPRLPTHMILAINVSATTLSAGLVDMIMNEDAERILVEITEHERIGDTPAINRDIEHLRRLGVRIAADDVGTGYAGLEQLVRLRPEIIKMDCCLTQGIDTDPARRAVAAGLVHVAKEIGGSVVAEGIETAAELQATRETAIPYGQGFLLGPPTPVLPEAVR; encoded by the coding sequence ATGTCGGTCCGTCCAACCCCCGCCTCGGTGCTCGGGCCGAAGGCCGAGGTTCCCGAGCCGGCGACGGCGGTGGTGGAGCTGCTGGGGATACTGCGCCGCCATCTGGGCATGGATCTTGCCTGGCTCGGTCGCATCGAGGCGGACGTCCTCGTCGTGCAGGTCATCAACGGGGACGGCGCGTCGTTCCAGCTGGCCCCGGGCTCCACCGTTCGGCGCGAGAGCGCCCTGTTCGGACGCGTCCTGTCCGGTGAGTTTCCCACCGTCATCCCGGACACCCGAGCCGATCCGCGCATCCTGCGACTGCCCGTCGTCGACGAACTCGACGTGGGGGCCTACGCCGCCGTGCCGGTGGTCGACAGCGACGGCATCGTCTACGGCCTGGCCGGCTGTCTCGGGCACGGGCCGCATCCGCACCTGCGGCCGCGCGACGGCCGGTTCCTGCGGATGATCGCGGAGATCCTCGGCGATTCCGTGACCGACCTGCACCGGATGTGGGAGGTCCGCAGCCGCGTCTGGCGCGACGTCAGCCATGTGATCGACGGCGGGGGGCCCGCGCTCGCCTTCCAGCCGGTGCTCGACCTCGAACACGGAAAGATCATCGGAGTGGAGGCGCTGTCCCGGTTCTCGGACTACGCCCGCAGCCCGTCACAGTGGTTCACCGCGGCAGGCTCCGTCGGCCTCAACGTCGATCTCGAACTCGCCGCGGTCCGACGCGCGCTCGCCGTGCTGCCCCGGCTGCCGACGCACATGATCCTCGCGATTAACGTCTCGGCGACGACCCTCTCGGCCGGCCTGGTGGACATGATCATGAACGAGGATGCCGAACGCATCCTCGTGGAGATCACCGAGCACGAACGGATCGGCGACACTCCGGCGATCAACCGCGACATCGAGCACCTGCGCCGGCTCGGCGTCCGCATCGCCGCCGACGACGTGGGTACCGGCTATGCCGGGCTGGAACAGCTCGTCCGGCTGCGACCGGAGATCATCAAGATGGACTGCTGCCTGACCCAGGGCATCGACACCGACCCGGCCCGGCGGGCCGTGGCCGCCGGGCTGGTGCACGTCGCCAAGGAGATCGGAGGCAGCGTGGTCGCCGAGGGCATCGAGACCGCGGCCGAACTCCAGGCCACCCGGGAGACCGCGATCCCCTACGGCCAGGGCTTCCTTCTCGGCCCGCCCACCCCCGTCCTGCCCGAGGCCGTCAGGTAA
- a CDS encoding ATP-binding protein produces MTGKPELPGESGESGEPGEPGEPGEPLDRFVLPLSPIAPRQARVRLAAGLAGTGFAAELTEIVVLLASELVTNAVVHGRGEPVLEIRTTDHQVWVGVQDPDSRLPQVQQVDTDSLGGRGMHLVAELAETWGADVIPGDGKVVWFRLRRESPAVDG; encoded by the coding sequence ATGACGGGTAAACCGGAGCTGCCCGGCGAGTCGGGCGAGTCGGGCGAGCCCGGCGAGCCCGGCGAGCCCGGCGAGCCGTTGGACAGGTTCGTGCTGCCGCTCAGCCCGATCGCGCCCCGGCAGGCCCGGGTCCGGCTGGCCGCGGGCCTCGCCGGCACCGGCTTCGCGGCGGAGCTGACCGAGATCGTCGTGCTGCTCGCCAGCGAACTGGTCACCAACGCCGTCGTGCACGGCCGCGGTGAGCCGGTTCTGGAGATCCGGACAACCGACCACCAGGTGTGGGTCGGCGTCCAGGATCCGGACAGCCGCCTCCCGCAGGTGCAGCAGGTCGACACCGACTCGCTCGGCGGGCGGGGTATGCACCTGGTGGCCGAGCTCGCTGAGACCTGGGGCGCCGACGTCATCCCCGGCGACGGGAAGGTCGTCTGGTTCCGGTTGCGTCGGGAGAGCCCCGCCGTCGATGGTTGA